A DNA window from Camelina sativa cultivar DH55 chromosome 17, Cs, whole genome shotgun sequence contains the following coding sequences:
- the LOC104759881 gene encoding uncharacterized protein LOC104759881 → MSSQSETIDTSDASMLHNVNMSNVTKLTASNFLMWNRQVHALLDGYDLAGFLDGSTAAPAATVTSAGTTTVNPAYTTWKRQDKLIYSSLLGAIAVEVQPIFSKVTTSAQIWSTLSSTYAKPSWGHIKQIQQIREQIKHWKKGTRSVDDYVQCFITTRFDQLALLRKPMDHDDQVDYILSGLFDEYKPVVDQIDGRDSSPSLTELQEKLLNFDLKLQSLAHAASSSIPMSANVASYKSSGGNHNNNNNTHSRGPSRGSSRGQWQNHQNSSWLPRQRLPRALSALWCLRPQCSPMLSAFLRSWWIQFLV, encoded by the coding sequence ATGTCTTCTCAGAGTGAAACTATTGACACTTCTGATGCTTCCATGCTTCACAACGTTAACATGTCGAATGTGACCAAGCTCACGGCATCAAACTTCTTGATGTGGAACCGCCAAGTTCACGCCTTACTCGATGGATATGATCTTGCTGGTTTCCTTGATGGTTCCACTGCTGCTCCTGCTGCCACAGTTACTTCTGCTGGTACCACTACCGTCAATCCAGCGTACACTACTTGGAAACGCCAGGATAAACTCATCTACTCCAGTCTCCTTGGTGCCATCGCTGTTGAGGTTCAACCTATCTTTTCCAAGGTGACAACCTCTGCTCAGATCTGGAGTACACTCTCTTCCACTTATGCAAAGCCAAGTTGGGGACACATCAAACAGATTCAACAGATTCGCGAACAGATTAAACACTGGAAGAAAGGTACTCGCTCTGTGGATGACTATGTCCAATGCTTTATTACCACACGGTTTGATCAACTGGCCTTACTCCGCAAGCCAATGGATCACGACGATCAGGTTGACTACATTCTGAGTGGTCTCTTCGATGAATACAAACCGGTGGTTGACCAAATTGATGGCCGTGACTCTTCTCCATCGTTGACGGAGCTCCAAGAGAAACTCCTCAACTTTGATCTGAAGCTTCAATCTCTTGCGCATGCTGCCTCTTCCTCTATTCCAATGTCCGCGAATGTAGCATCCTACAAATCTTCTGGTggcaatcacaacaacaacaacaacactcatTCTCGTGGTCCGTCTCGTGGGTCGTCTCGGGGACAGTGGCAGAACCATCAAAACTCCTCGTGGCTCCCAAGGCAGAGGTTACCAAGGGCGTTGTCAGCTTTGTGGTGTCTTCGGCCACAGTGCTCGCCGATGCTCTCAGCTTTCCTCCGGTCTTGGTGGATACAATTCCTCGTCTAA
- the LOC109129956 gene encoding F-box protein At2g35280-like, translating into MSPSKELSPLESLPQYLLGEIISRVAKSGRNHVRHCFQVSHELAIACKDERVSKELNLKQLAMNPLATVHNYQRLMEKCLQNGNAEAHYIEGVKQYFYHNNTPSGLHHLQASAEGLYEKGIYLYGILMLCRGETDTGKQYLDKLQWVKSTTRSDRCWTNIKLSLQGIHIIMQPSYFQSIRDIKPNKICTLNDMDTRCKKCYYYKQMRKFVNRI; encoded by the coding sequence ATGTCACCTTCCAAAGAATTATCACCATTAGAAAGCCTTCCACAATATCTTCTAGGCGAAATTATCTCCAGGGTTGCAAAATCTGGACGCAACCATGTTCGTCATTGCTTCCAAGTTTCACATGAACTAGCAATAGCCTGCAAGGATGAAAGAGTTTCTAAAGAACTCAACCTCAAGCAGCTGGCCATGAATCCATTGGCAACAGTACACAACTACCAAAGACTAATGGAGAAATGTCTCCAAAACGGTAATGCAGAAGCACACTACATCGAAGGTGTTAAACAGTATTTCTACCACAACAACACACCCTCAGGACTTCATCATCTCCAAGCATCTGCTGAAGGTTTGTATGAAAAAGGCATTTATCTATATGGGATTCTCATGTTGTGCAGGGGAGAAACAGACACGGGTAAACAATATTTGGATAAGCTACAATGGGTTAAATCAACAACAAGGTCTGATCGTTGTTGGACCAATATCAAATTATCACTCCAAGGCATCCATATCATCATGCAACCCAGCTACTTCCAATCCATAAGAgacatcaaaccaaacaagatatGCACACTTAACGACATGGATACAAGGTGCAAGAAGTGCTACTACTACAAACAGATGAGAAAGTTTGTAAACCGTATTTGA
- the LOC109129955 gene encoding ATP-dependent DNA helicase PIF1-like yields MRLNKSDAAFAAWILQVGDGNSMSATTNPEEHVAGFRIAMEECLMLPNMGNHLEAISTAAYPGLGLRIIEAEILTGTHVGERVLIPRIVLSPNDTKYPFTLRRKQFPIRVCYAMTINKSQGQILKQVALYLPQSVFTHGQLYVALSRVTSNAGLKILDATSEKNGTGGVMNIVYKKVFNNINT; encoded by the exons ATGAGGCTAAACAAGTCTGATGCCGCTTTTGCAGCTTGGATTTTACAAGTGGGAGATGGAAACTCTATGTCAGCAACCACAAACCCTGAAGAACATGTTGCCGGTTTTAGAATAGCTATGGAGGAATGTTTAATGTTACCAAACATGGGGAACCACCTAGAAGCAATTTCAACTGCTGCATATCCAGG ACTCGGTCTAAGGATAATAGAGGCAGAGATACTCACTGGAACTCATGTTGGTGAAAGAGTCCTCATCCCAAGGATTGTCCTGTCTCCAAATGACACCAAGTATCCTTTCACCTTACGTAGGAAGCAATTCCCAATAAGAGTGTGCTATGCAATGACTATTAACAAAAGCCAAGGCCAAATTTTGAAGCAAGTCGCTCTTTACTTACCACAATCAGTGTTCACACACGGCCAGTTGTACGTTGCTCTTTCCCGTGTAACCTCAAATGCTGGATTGAAAATCCTAGATGCAACATCAGAGAAGAATGGTACTGGAGGGGTCATgaatatagtctacaaaaaagtCTTCAATAACATAAACACTTAA